A single Tumebacillus sp. BK434 DNA region contains:
- a CDS encoding PLP-dependent aminotransferase family protein yields MQIELQRQTGLSYVQQIKSAIAERIRSGLLEEGSTLPSVRQLAKQLSVSLMTVVQAYDELEKSGLIERIQGKGTYVKTHLTTLFEHPSDDSPLGHEKQNANSSRQRQAHANYQWQFAVTDYLPRAQVWNFEPHGPFPGGINLSTAIIDPDLLPHAELNKELEKALRESPHLLTRYGPIEGDLELRTEMARYHKERGMNVTAEDVLITSGVQQGIDLVARCFVGKGDVVIVEAPTYPSALDVFRGRGATIIPVPVDSEGMRLDILTALCDVHPPKIIYTIPTYHNPTGTVMSLRRRQQLLEIAESYHSLIIEDNPWGDLSFEASPPPPSLMQLETDGHVIHLSGFSKTIGPGCRIACLLAKGTVLKRLIGAKSTVDLGSPLLTQRAVLAYLRSKHAKTFPKQLSQALLTKLQAVLTALEQYAPPGVRWTVPLGGVNIWITLPERLRAEDLLAASRAQGISFLLGSACYPGEPEFNHLRISFANAKKEELHRAVRTLCETISSLLQQPRDRWGQEPIL; encoded by the coding sequence ATGCAGATCGAGCTGCAGCGTCAAACTGGCCTGTCTTATGTGCAACAGATCAAATCGGCCATCGCCGAGCGCATCCGCTCCGGCTTGTTAGAAGAGGGCAGCACCCTGCCATCTGTCCGCCAGCTCGCCAAACAGCTCTCCGTCAGCCTGATGACCGTCGTCCAAGCGTATGACGAGCTTGAAAAAAGCGGATTGATCGAACGCATCCAAGGCAAGGGCACCTATGTAAAAACACACCTCACCACCCTTTTTGAACATCCATCAGACGACTCTCCCCTCGGGCACGAGAAGCAGAACGCAAACTCATCGCGCCAACGCCAAGCCCATGCCAACTACCAGTGGCAGTTCGCCGTCACCGACTACCTGCCCCGCGCTCAAGTCTGGAACTTCGAACCGCACGGCCCGTTTCCCGGCGGCATCAACCTGTCGACGGCAATCATCGATCCGGACTTGCTGCCACACGCCGAGCTCAACAAGGAGCTGGAAAAAGCCCTCCGCGAGTCTCCGCATCTCCTGACCCGCTACGGACCGATCGAGGGAGATCTCGAACTTCGCACGGAGATGGCCCGCTACCACAAGGAGCGCGGCATGAACGTCACCGCCGAGGACGTTCTGATCACCAGCGGCGTGCAGCAAGGCATCGACCTCGTCGCGCGCTGTTTTGTCGGCAAAGGCGATGTCGTCATCGTTGAAGCCCCGACCTACCCTTCTGCGCTCGATGTCTTTCGCGGACGCGGGGCGACGATCATCCCGGTCCCGGTGGACAGCGAAGGGATGCGCCTCGACATCCTGACCGCGCTGTGCGACGTGCATCCGCCGAAGATCATCTACACCATCCCGACCTATCACAACCCGACCGGCACGGTGATGAGCCTGCGCCGCCGTCAGCAACTGCTGGAGATCGCGGAGAGCTACCACAGCCTGATCATCGAAGACAACCCGTGGGGCGACTTGAGCTTTGAAGCTTCACCTCCGCCGCCCTCGCTGATGCAGCTGGAAACGGACGGCCATGTCATCCATCTGAGCGGGTTCAGCAAAACGATCGGTCCCGGCTGTCGCATCGCCTGCCTGCTCGCCAAAGGCACCGTCCTCAAACGGTTGATCGGCGCGAAATCGACGGTCGACTTAGGCTCCCCGCTGCTCACTCAGCGCGCGGTGCTGGCCTACCTCCGCTCCAAACACGCCAAAACGTTTCCGAAGCAGCTCTCCCAAGCCCTGCTCACGAAGCTCCAAGCCGTGCTCACCGCTTTGGAGCAGTATGCCCCGCCAGGCGTACGCTGGACGGTGCCGCTCGGCGGGGTCAACATCTGGATCACGTTGCCGGAACGCCTGCGCGCCGAAGACCTGCTCGCCGCCTCCCGCGCCCAAGGTATCTCCTTCCTGCTCGGGTCGGCCTGCTATCCGGGCGAGCCGGAGTTCAACCACCTGCGCATCTCCTTTGCCAACGCCAAAA
- a CDS encoding EamA family transporter, whose amino-acid sequence MYVFFYVLICLIFGTTFLAIKVGIVAGGPPLLFAGLRFSCAGLLVLAFLAWRKHKFPRQTHLYWQMAKVGVCQTTVLFGVMYWAEQYIPSNLAALINAGTPMMVCLLGALQLRQKLHLTQLSGLLLGILGVYLIVGKGTVETSSIVVTAVVIAALSQTVCAWGALETRKLFAAGVSPWVANGFQMLFGSAGLLLAAAVRGESFTEVTDPWGAFGSLLFLIFVGSILGWGLYYLLTAKTSPLLASTWSYVSPVVAMIVGALWMGESFTVLSALGGVIVLAAVAIVNWVDWKKLMQDMQGRKDRSFVS is encoded by the coding sequence ATGTATGTGTTTTTCTATGTCCTGATCTGTTTGATCTTTGGCACGACCTTTCTGGCGATAAAAGTAGGGATTGTTGCAGGCGGGCCGCCTTTATTGTTTGCAGGGCTACGGTTTTCGTGTGCTGGGTTGTTGGTGCTGGCGTTTTTGGCGTGGCGCAAGCACAAATTTCCGCGGCAGACGCACCTGTATTGGCAGATGGCGAAAGTGGGGGTGTGCCAGACCACAGTGTTGTTCGGTGTCATGTACTGGGCAGAACAGTATATTCCGTCCAACCTGGCCGCACTGATCAACGCCGGAACGCCGATGATGGTGTGTCTGCTCGGGGCACTGCAGTTGCGGCAAAAGTTGCATCTGACGCAGCTGAGCGGACTGCTGCTGGGGATCTTGGGCGTGTATTTGATCGTTGGCAAAGGGACGGTGGAGACGAGCAGCATCGTGGTGACGGCTGTCGTGATCGCAGCTCTGTCCCAGACGGTCTGCGCGTGGGGCGCGCTGGAGACGCGGAAGCTGTTTGCCGCGGGCGTGTCGCCCTGGGTGGCGAACGGGTTTCAGATGCTGTTTGGCAGCGCAGGTCTGCTGCTCGCAGCGGCGGTGCGCGGAGAGTCGTTCACAGAGGTGACCGACCCGTGGGGCGCCTTCGGGTCGCTGCTGTTCTTAATTTTTGTCGGTTCAATCTTGGGCTGGGGGCTATATTATCTGTTGACCGCGAAAACCAGCCCGCTGCTCGCCTCGACATGGAGCTACGTGTCGCCGGTCGTCGCGATGATCGTCGGCGCGCTGTGGATGGGCGAGTCGTTCACCGTGCTGTCAGCGCTGGGCGGCGTGATCGTGCTGGCCGCGGTGGCGATTGTGAACTGGGTGGACTGGAAGAAGCTGATGCAGGATATGCAGGGGCGGAAGGACCGGAGTTTCGTCAGCTGA
- a CDS encoding cupin domain-containing protein, with protein MSNELEAKKGTHYTLVDAGPFTELGKYKFEVGPYQFPGKLFLNDLLGLTGMEVSFGKMFPGTGIPYSHKHVENEELYIFIKGQGQFLIDGEVIDVREGTAIRVGTEGVRAWRNNSTEELHYIVIQAKQGSLGQYTLKDGKIVEPKVTWPGEEA; from the coding sequence ATGTCTAACGAACTGGAAGCGAAAAAAGGCACCCACTATACACTGGTCGATGCCGGTCCGTTTACGGAGCTGGGGAAGTATAAATTCGAAGTCGGCCCGTATCAGTTCCCGGGTAAGCTGTTTTTGAACGACCTGCTCGGGTTGACCGGAATGGAAGTCAGCTTCGGAAAGATGTTCCCCGGCACGGGAATTCCGTATTCGCATAAGCATGTGGAGAATGAAGAGCTTTATATTTTTATCAAAGGGCAAGGGCAGTTTTTGATCGATGGCGAAGTGATTGACGTTCGCGAAGGGACTGCGATTCGCGTGGGCACAGAAGGTGTGCGGGCGTGGCGGAACAACTCGACGGAGGAACTGCACTATATTGTGATTCAAGCGAAGCAAGGCAGCTTGGGGCAGTATACGCTGAAGGATGGGAAGATCGTCGAGCCGAAGGTGACGTGGCCGGGTGAAGAGGCGTAG
- a CDS encoding phage integrase SAM-like domain-containing protein produces MAQVTLEDYEVHFRYLFEYLGGDIAKEDITADLFRAYIDWMIHDKGLSPVTANVRIRTMRAFIRFAFVEGYIQSPLHEKIKLLKTEEDTLESFTTAEVKALLDKVDTSTFAGFRDFVMICTLLDTMARISELVALKRSNVNIN; encoded by the coding sequence TTGGCACAGGTAACCCTAGAAGACTATGAGGTACATTTTAGATACCTGTTTGAGTACTTAGGCGGTGACATCGCCAAGGAAGACATCACTGCCGATCTGTTCAGAGCCTATATCGACTGGATGATCCATGACAAGGGTCTTTCCCCTGTAACGGCAAACGTGAGGATCAGAACAATGAGGGCGTTTATACGCTTCGCCTTTGTAGAAGGCTACATTCAATCACCGTTACATGAAAAAATCAAGCTGCTTAAAACCGAAGAAGACACGCTTGAATCGTTTACCACCGCAGAGGTCAAGGCACTTCTCGATAAGGTAGACACTTCAACATTTGCAGGATTTCGTGACTTCGTGATGATCTGCACGCTATTGGACACGATGGCTCGAATATCGGAGCTTGTCGCCCTCAAGCGAAGCAATGTCAATATAAATTAA
- a CDS encoding tyrosine-type recombinase/integrase produces the protein MSESEDFAEELLFLSYSGTSILPNSWRRRLSEYGELAGIRNKRVSPHTFRHTGALFYILNGGDPFSLQKILGHTDMSMVRKYIQMTSADVKRQHNIFSPLKNIRL, from the coding sequence ATGAGTGAATCAGAGGACTTTGCGGAAGAGTTATTATTTCTGTCGTATAGTGGAACTTCGATTTTGCCTAATTCGTGGAGGAGGAGATTGTCGGAATACGGGGAACTGGCTGGTATTCGAAATAAACGAGTATCTCCTCATACTTTTCGGCATACGGGAGCCTTGTTTTATATCCTCAATGGAGGCGACCCGTTTAGTTTGCAAAAGATTCTGGGTCACACGGACATGTCGATGGTCAGGAAATATATCCAGATGACCAGTGCGGACGTGAAACGGCAGCATAATATATTTTCGCCGTTAAAAAACATAAGATTATAG
- a CDS encoding helix-turn-helix transcriptional regulator, translating into MNESLGQRLRRLRKERNLSQTDLGNLVGVTISWISTIEQDRAMPSADLLNKIADAFLIPIKELLQDEDKNMELHARIKLVELLIEKNQPAEAEELIVKLQNELVSEYDKLRLSVFLADCKYQQGRFQEALSILQPMIQSLESSNFHDANLLAWIRNKIGNNYTELQETEEALYNYKRAYDYINRFIEFDHLAAYISFNVGLTLRKKGCIRESLPYIEKAGAYYEKINDIRKLADALYVLGIAYKNTDDFQRASEFFDQAKTLYQTLNNNSLFSRVQVTMAASITYKENPDQAIQDLIQCANQFELDNYHAGVVFVYAKIAEIHLLTEQVEEAYEYLCQAQHIASSIEISTTLELGELYAVFAKYHYKIQNYIQAQELAIKSSNIFAIIGFVRDQAAALQIAVDACRKIGNLEEALDLQSKRSDLFESLARE; encoded by the coding sequence ATGAATGAATCATTAGGTCAAAGACTACGGAGACTTAGAAAAGAACGAAACTTATCACAAACCGACCTTGGGAATCTGGTTGGGGTAACGATCTCGTGGATTAGTACAATTGAACAGGATCGTGCAATGCCATCTGCAGATCTTCTAAATAAGATTGCTGATGCCTTTTTGATTCCAATAAAAGAATTGCTTCAAGATGAAGACAAAAACATGGAATTGCACGCCCGGATCAAACTTGTTGAGCTGCTTATAGAAAAGAATCAGCCAGCCGAAGCAGAGGAACTGATCGTTAAGCTACAGAATGAATTGGTTTCCGAATATGATAAGTTAAGATTATCGGTTTTTCTTGCTGACTGTAAATATCAACAAGGACGTTTTCAAGAAGCTCTGTCTATTTTGCAACCAATGATTCAGAGTCTTGAGTCTTCCAATTTTCACGACGCAAATTTACTGGCATGGATCAGAAACAAGATCGGCAACAATTATACCGAATTGCAAGAAACCGAAGAAGCACTTTACAACTACAAACGCGCCTACGATTATATAAACCGGTTCATTGAATTTGATCATCTCGCTGCCTACATTTCATTCAATGTAGGGTTAACCTTACGAAAAAAAGGGTGTATTCGTGAATCCCTCCCGTACATTGAAAAGGCAGGGGCGTATTACGAAAAAATCAATGACATAAGAAAACTAGCCGATGCATTATATGTATTAGGTATTGCGTACAAAAACACAGATGACTTTCAAAGGGCATCTGAATTCTTTGATCAGGCAAAGACCTTATATCAAACTCTGAACAACAATTCATTGTTTAGTCGTGTTCAGGTGACAATGGCTGCATCTATCACCTACAAAGAGAATCCAGACCAAGCAATTCAGGATCTAATTCAGTGTGCAAACCAATTTGAATTGGACAATTATCATGCAGGAGTGGTTTTTGTTTATGCTAAAATTGCAGAAATCCATCTGCTTACCGAACAAGTTGAAGAAGCGTATGAGTATCTTTGCCAAGCGCAACACATAGCATCATCAATTGAAATATCTACAACGCTTGAATTAGGGGAACTATATGCTGTTTTCGCAAAATACCACTACAAAATTCAGAATTATATTCAAGCCCAAGAACTCGCTATAAAATCTTCTAACATATTTGCTATAATAGGTTTTGTGAGAGATCAAGCTGCTGCCCTCCAAATTGCCGTTGACGCCTGTCGTAAGATCGGGAATTTAGAAGAAGCTCTTGACTTGCAAAGCAAAAGAAGTGATCTTTTTGAATCCTTAGCAAGGGAGTAG
- a CDS encoding tetratricopeptide repeat protein has product MNISSLGQRIREIRLKKGITQIELASGLCTPSLISQIESDRARPSYKTLVALATRLDVPLEHLLQEVNLDLEFSSKYKLAMGMIRGNEFQTAVPLLNDLLESQQHRIQRESLLLELTRCLVELGNVLEAEKVLQQLDQICFTERNDHLHVEVLLLLGKVAELKNEYPIALFHTNRAWNELQKVEEIDADNQAKILIQLASLHERVGKVAEAAEYYEKALLLNPYNGEDRGKTFLRLAEVYDRQKKFEQAEEYAMKATVLLQEQANAEQKREMKHRLIMLQREKSDWKVSVQKLLNLAEQYEQIGDKSKAGEVFADIALICSENGEIDESWAYAEKARMSLSDTSPTMGQVHRVLSFVYFHREDEEKGKRHLDNAVKIYKRHGKFAELEEVTLHMCRYLNEKGEHREAFERMELLHTYMTGQLEQRGIVL; this is encoded by the coding sequence TTGAACATATCGTCTCTTGGGCAAAGAATTCGAGAAATACGACTTAAAAAAGGAATCACTCAAATTGAGCTTGCTTCTGGCTTATGTACTCCATCGCTTATCTCCCAAATTGAAAGTGACAGGGCGCGACCTTCTTACAAAACTCTGGTTGCGCTGGCAACTAGACTCGATGTTCCTCTTGAACATCTCTTACAAGAGGTGAATCTGGATCTTGAGTTTTCAAGTAAGTACAAGTTGGCAATGGGAATGATTCGAGGGAATGAGTTCCAAACAGCCGTCCCGTTGTTGAATGACCTCTTGGAAAGTCAACAGCACAGAATACAAAGAGAATCGTTGCTGTTGGAACTTACACGCTGCCTCGTTGAGTTAGGTAATGTCCTTGAAGCTGAAAAGGTCTTACAACAGTTGGATCAAATCTGCTTCACGGAACGGAACGATCATTTACACGTTGAAGTGTTGTTGCTGCTTGGGAAAGTCGCGGAGTTGAAAAATGAATATCCAATCGCTCTTTTCCACACGAACCGGGCTTGGAATGAATTACAAAAGGTAGAAGAGATCGACGCAGATAATCAAGCGAAGATTCTCATTCAGTTAGCCAGTCTCCATGAGCGGGTCGGAAAGGTTGCGGAGGCGGCCGAGTATTACGAGAAGGCATTGTTGCTCAATCCGTATAACGGTGAAGATCGAGGGAAGACTTTTCTCCGCTTGGCAGAGGTTTATGATCGGCAAAAGAAGTTTGAGCAAGCAGAAGAATATGCAATGAAAGCAACCGTGCTTCTGCAAGAACAAGCGAATGCCGAACAGAAACGAGAAATGAAACATCGTTTGATCATGCTGCAGCGTGAGAAGAGCGATTGGAAAGTGAGTGTCCAAAAACTGTTGAACCTTGCAGAGCAGTATGAGCAGATCGGTGACAAATCAAAAGCTGGTGAAGTCTTCGCTGACATCGCGCTCATCTGTTCTGAGAATGGCGAAATTGATGAATCCTGGGCTTACGCTGAAAAAGCAAGAATGAGTCTCTCGGATACTTCCCCTACTATGGGGCAAGTCCACCGTGTTCTGTCGTTTGTCTATTTTCACCGTGAAGATGAGGAGAAAGGCAAACGGCATCTCGATAATGCGGTCAAGATTTATAAGCGACATGGCAAGTTTGCGGAGCTTGAAGAGGTAACGCTACACATGTGCCGGTATCTGAATGAAAAGGGGGAGCACCGGGAAGCATTCGAGCGGATGGAGCTGCTTCACACGTATATGACAGGACAATTGGAGCAGCGTGGGATCGTGCTTTGA
- a CDS encoding site-specific integrase, whose amino-acid sequence MELVQPIRDKKQIDEMKKVLRKQSLRDWFLFVLGINTGLRVSDELTLKVKNVRNQTHITIKESKTDKDKRFRINGALRECIDEYIERMDDEAWLFPSRKGDKAISRVQAYRILNAAAEKVGVEEIGTHTMRKTFGYHHYKQNKDVAMLQKLFNHSAPSVTLRYIGIEQDEMDASIEDFRL is encoded by the coding sequence ATGGAACTCGTACAGCCAATTCGAGACAAAAAGCAGATCGACGAGATGAAGAAGGTACTCAGAAAACAATCGCTTCGTGACTGGTTTCTGTTTGTCCTTGGGATCAATACAGGATTACGTGTAAGTGATGAGCTCACCTTGAAGGTTAAGAATGTACGCAATCAAACACACATCACCATCAAAGAGAGTAAGACAGACAAAGACAAGAGATTTAGAATCAACGGGGCTTTGCGTGAGTGCATTGACGAGTATATTGAGAGGATGGACGATGAAGCATGGTTATTCCCATCTAGGAAGGGTGACAAAGCAATTTCGAGGGTACAGGCATATCGAATCCTGAACGCTGCTGCTGAGAAGGTCGGGGTGGAAGAGATCGGGACTCATACCATGAGGAAGACATTCGGCTACCATCACTACAAACAGAACAAAGACGTTGCCATGCTGCAGAAACTCTTTAATCACTCCGCACCGTCCGTGACACTTCGTTACATAGGTATCGAACAAGATGAAATGGACGCATCAATTGAAGATTTCAGACTATAA
- a CDS encoding three component ABC system middle component has translation MGGNYIYNNEAIGAIAIASVMKHLKSSSIGKTMLFLPLLLHNPTTNFLKKRSTGVRSLEELLVKKGGYFINFDDRFRSLLPISLNSLLVLAEIGVINVDDGMVRYNTESKFDINTNIGNRITNIIMASEKLAMIMKEETGNLYLQLRVKL, from the coding sequence ATGGGAGGTAATTACATATATAACAATGAAGCTATAGGTGCGATAGCTATTGCTTCCGTAATGAAGCATTTAAAAAGCAGTAGTATTGGAAAAACGATGCTCTTTTTGCCGTTATTGCTCCATAATCCAACAACAAACTTTTTAAAAAAGCGTAGCACTGGTGTACGTAGTTTAGAGGAACTATTGGTTAAAAAAGGTGGGTACTTTATTAACTTTGATGATCGATTTAGATCATTATTACCGATCTCATTAAATTCACTTCTGGTTTTAGCTGAAATAGGAGTTATCAATGTGGATGACGGAATGGTTAGGTATAATACTGAGTCTAAGTTTGATATTAATACAAACATTGGAAATCGAATAACGAATATCATTATGGCATCTGAGAAACTGGCGATGATAATGAAAGAAGAGACGGGAAATCTATACTTACAATTGAGGGTGAAATTATGA